Proteins encoded in a region of the Planococcus citri chromosome 1, ihPlaCitr1.1, whole genome shotgun sequence genome:
- the mlt gene encoding tubulin-specific chaperone cofactor E-like protein isoform X2, producing the protein MPSLLEAINEKYGIYGDEIFDQTPVAIYVPKRSPRKYIPSLLVLNDCDIDSAGHEIDLKEKCKTVEDLDLAQNNLSQWNEILTILRIMPKLKFANLSFNDLSEDVLRCEEQQAEHFPSLKSIVLNATHITWTNVTRILKLLPNIEELHLSLNEYNDIDLKDDDGNLICLPSVKRLHFTGNHVSSWSVIRKLGQAFPKLEILVLADCPLTSLSTGQPSSEQYGRSESQSESSEIESDSAHSSFRYLKFLNLNNTLLSTWDDIDRLSGFPSLQCLRVLGCPLFGEYTKHERRQLLIARLPNIRVLNGGGEITSEEREDAERAFIRYYMDKPESDRPERYTELVSIHGKLDPLVNVDLSPERKVKVAIIYGTLVEERSIDVYQTVNELKQKLENFADMSASKMKLFYSNQHMKQVIGPEHMKFPNKQLYSYNIRNGDEIIVESKLNK; encoded by the exons ATGCCATCGTTATTGGAAGCTATCAACGAGAAATATGGAATATACGGAGATGAGATATTCGATCAAACTCCGGTGGCCATATACGTGCCAAAACGTAGTCCTCGAAAGTACATACCATCTTTACTAGTCCTAAACGACTGTGATATCGATTCAGCGGGCCATGAAAtagatttaaaagaaaaatgcaaaaccGTCGAGGATTTAGATTTAGCTCAAAATAATCTTTCACAATGGAACGAG ATTCTCACTATATTAAGGATAATGCCGAAACTGAAATTTGCCAATTTAAGTTTCAACGATCTCAGCGAAGATGTACTGAGATGCGAGGAACAGCAAGCGGAACATTTTCCCAGCTTAAAAAGCATCGTTTTAAATGCCACACACATAACGTGGACAAATGTCACGCGAATATTAAAATTACTTCCTaa cATTGAAGAACTCCACCTAAGTCTGAACGAATACAATGATATTGACTTGAAAGACGACGATGGCAATTTGATATGTCTACCTTCAGTCAAACGACTTCATTTCACAG GAAATCACGTATCTTCGTGGTCAGTCATACGAAAATTAGGCCAAGCGTTTCCAAAATTAGAAATACTGGTTTTAGCCGATTGTCCTTTGACGTCACTCAGCACAGGACAGCCGTCATCTGAACAGTATGGCCGAAGTGAGAGTCAGTCAGAGTCATCAG AAATAGAATCAGATTCGGCACACAGTTCATTCCGGTATTTGAAATTCCTCAATTTGAACAACACTTTACTATCGACTTGGGACGATATAGACAGATTATCCGGGTTTCCTTCCTTGCAATGTCTTCGTGTACTAGGCTGCCCGTTATTCGgg GAATACACGAAACACGAACGTAGACAGCTTCTGATAGCTCGTCTTCCCAATATAAGAGTATTAAACGGTGGCGGTGAAATTACATCAGAAGAACGAGAAGACGCCGAAAGGGCATTTATACGTTACTACATGGATAAACCAGAAAGCGATCGACCTGAAAG gtacacCGAACTGGTTTCAATCCACGGTAAACTTGACCCTTTAGTAAATGTCGATTTATCACCAGAAAGAAAAGTCAAAGTAGCCATAATTTATGGAACATTAGTCGAAGAACGCAGTATCGACGTATACCAAACTGTGAACGAATTGAAACAGAAATTAGAGAACTTCGCCGATATGTCAGCATCCAAGATGAAATTATTCTACTCAAATCAACATATGAAACAGGTCATCGGCCCGGAACATATGAAATTTCCGAACAAACAGTTGTACAGTTACAATATACGTAACGGAGACGAAATAATAGTCGAGTCGAAATTGAACAAATAA
- the mlt gene encoding tubulin-specific chaperone cofactor E-like protein isoform X1 produces MLYVFTYYVIAYDRINRYIASTAEMPSLLEAINEKYGIYGDEIFDQTPVAIYVPKRSPRKYIPSLLVLNDCDIDSAGHEIDLKEKCKTVEDLDLAQNNLSQWNEILTILRIMPKLKFANLSFNDLSEDVLRCEEQQAEHFPSLKSIVLNATHITWTNVTRILKLLPNIEELHLSLNEYNDIDLKDDDGNLICLPSVKRLHFTGNHVSSWSVIRKLGQAFPKLEILVLADCPLTSLSTGQPSSEQYGRSESQSESSEIESDSAHSSFRYLKFLNLNNTLLSTWDDIDRLSGFPSLQCLRVLGCPLFGEYTKHERRQLLIARLPNIRVLNGGGEITSEEREDAERAFIRYYMDKPESDRPERYTELVSIHGKLDPLVNVDLSPERKVKVAIIYGTLVEERSIDVYQTVNELKQKLENFADMSASKMKLFYSNQHMKQVIGPEHMKFPNKQLYSYNIRNGDEIIVESKLNK; encoded by the exons ATGTTGTATGTATTTACGTACTACGTAATAG CGTACGATCGAATAAACCGATACATTGCCTCTACTGCAGAAATGCCATCGTTATTGGAAGCTATCAACGAGAAATATGGAATATACGGAGATGAGATATTCGATCAAACTCCGGTGGCCATATACGTGCCAAAACGTAGTCCTCGAAAGTACATACCATCTTTACTAGTCCTAAACGACTGTGATATCGATTCAGCGGGCCATGAAAtagatttaaaagaaaaatgcaaaaccGTCGAGGATTTAGATTTAGCTCAAAATAATCTTTCACAATGGAACGAG ATTCTCACTATATTAAGGATAATGCCGAAACTGAAATTTGCCAATTTAAGTTTCAACGATCTCAGCGAAGATGTACTGAGATGCGAGGAACAGCAAGCGGAACATTTTCCCAGCTTAAAAAGCATCGTTTTAAATGCCACACACATAACGTGGACAAATGTCACGCGAATATTAAAATTACTTCCTaa cATTGAAGAACTCCACCTAAGTCTGAACGAATACAATGATATTGACTTGAAAGACGACGATGGCAATTTGATATGTCTACCTTCAGTCAAACGACTTCATTTCACAG GAAATCACGTATCTTCGTGGTCAGTCATACGAAAATTAGGCCAAGCGTTTCCAAAATTAGAAATACTGGTTTTAGCCGATTGTCCTTTGACGTCACTCAGCACAGGACAGCCGTCATCTGAACAGTATGGCCGAAGTGAGAGTCAGTCAGAGTCATCAG AAATAGAATCAGATTCGGCACACAGTTCATTCCGGTATTTGAAATTCCTCAATTTGAACAACACTTTACTATCGACTTGGGACGATATAGACAGATTATCCGGGTTTCCTTCCTTGCAATGTCTTCGTGTACTAGGCTGCCCGTTATTCGgg GAATACACGAAACACGAACGTAGACAGCTTCTGATAGCTCGTCTTCCCAATATAAGAGTATTAAACGGTGGCGGTGAAATTACATCAGAAGAACGAGAAGACGCCGAAAGGGCATTTATACGTTACTACATGGATAAACCAGAAAGCGATCGACCTGAAAG gtacacCGAACTGGTTTCAATCCACGGTAAACTTGACCCTTTAGTAAATGTCGATTTATCACCAGAAAGAAAAGTCAAAGTAGCCATAATTTATGGAACATTAGTCGAAGAACGCAGTATCGACGTATACCAAACTGTGAACGAATTGAAACAGAAATTAGAGAACTTCGCCGATATGTCAGCATCCAAGATGAAATTATTCTACTCAAATCAACATATGAAACAGGTCATCGGCCCGGAACATATGAAATTTCCGAACAAACAGTTGTACAGTTACAATATACGTAACGGAGACGAAATAATAGTCGAGTCGAAATTGAACAAATAA